Within Paeniglutamicibacter psychrophenolicus, the genomic segment CGACGTCGAACTCGTATATTCCGCGCACGGCCCGACCCACTTCTTGACGATTTGGCAAGAAGCGGCGACACCGTTGAGTGCCGCGATGATCGCAGTTGCCCACTTGCGAAAATCCGGCATCAAGGTTCAACGCGCAGTCGAAGATCTTGTCAGCAGGCAAGATATCGCAGACCGCCTCAGCGTGTCACGGCAAGCCGTGGGCAACTGGATACGAGGGGAACGCCGAGGCAGCGAGGGTGAAGAGTTCCCATCTCCCTACAACCTCGTCGGCGGCGGAGTATGGCTATGGAAGGACGTGAACGACTGGGCGCGCGGAATCGCTGCAACCGACAATGAAGTGGAACATCTGGCAGCAATCGACTATATGCTCATCAATCACTGGATCTACCATGACGATCTGGGCGTCTTGAACCCAAGCTTCATGAAGGAAATTCAGGATCCCGACGCCGCCTCACAGGCTACCGACGGGATTCAATTTCATTCTCTTTGACGGCACAAGAGAAATCTTG encodes:
- a CDS encoding helix-turn-helix transcriptional regulator — protein: MSSTYELQLEIVAPAESQLEAAENDVELVYSAHGPTHFLTIWQEAATPLSAAMIAVAHLRKSGIKVQRAVEDLVSRQDIADRLSVSRQAVGNWIRGERRGSEGEEFPSPYNLVGGGVWLWKDVNDWARGIAATDNEVEHLAAIDYMLINHWIYHDDLGVLNPSFMKEIQDPDAASQATDGIQFHSL